A part of Magnetospirillum sp. genomic DNA contains:
- a CDS encoding DHCW motif cupin fold protein gives MRMSGIPFATVDWTTVERTEHPGETGHATWRTQQFGDIRVRMVEYSPGYLADHWCQKGHVLLVLTGELETELADGRVFKMGPGVSYQVADGAEAHRSRTRDGATLFIVD, from the coding sequence ATGCGAATGTCCGGGATCCCCTTTGCGACGGTCGATTGGACGACGGTCGAACGCACCGAGCATCCAGGTGAAACTGGACATGCAACGTGGCGCACGCAGCAGTTCGGCGACATCCGGGTACGCATGGTCGAATACAGTCCGGGTTATCTCGCCGACCATTGGTGCCAGAAGGGGCACGTGCTGCTGGTTCTGACAGGCGAGCTTGAGACGGAACTCGCCGACGGGCGCGTGTTCAAGATGGGGCCTGGCGTCAGCTATCAGGTCGCCGACGGTGCCGAAGCGCACCGCTCGCGCACCCGCGACGGCGCCACACTCTTTATTGTGGACTGA
- a CDS encoding OmpA family protein, with protein sequence MKLRTALLTAVASIALIGSASAQNTTGFYIGGAAGLSIIDEIDGTYKPAGTKATQDYKTGYGLSGALGYGYSNGFRSEIEAAYSEAKAKNSSYSLGSGITASTGGNANAFSLFGNALYDFNIGLPVTPYVGVGLGWLRLAAETKVNSNAGNIKLIDDSTDTVGYQLIAGMSLPIMANLKATLDYRFKSTFEKPKFDTTAETRNLNANLRTFEADRPMIHNVFLGLRYEFGAPARPAPAATPVQAPAPAPAPAPVAAPAPAPAPAAAPAAQIQRNFLVFFDFNESVLTPEASRIIQQAATTARQGNVTRITATGHTDTSGSPAYNQRLSERRADAVRADLVRQGIPASQIVTIGRGESELRVRTADGVREPQNRRVEIVLQ encoded by the coding sequence ATGAAATTGCGCACCGCCCTCCTTACCGCCGTCGCGTCCATCGCGCTGATCGGTTCCGCCTCGGCTCAGAATACGACCGGCTTCTATATCGGCGGTGCAGCCGGCTTATCGATTATCGATGAGATCGACGGCACCTACAAACCGGCCGGCACGAAGGCCACGCAGGATTACAAGACAGGCTACGGCCTGTCCGGTGCGCTTGGTTACGGCTACAGCAACGGCTTCCGCTCGGAAATAGAAGCGGCCTACTCTGAAGCCAAGGCGAAGAACAGCAGCTATTCGCTGGGCAGCGGCATCACCGCTTCGACCGGCGGCAACGCCAACGCCTTCTCGCTGTTCGGCAACGCACTGTATGACTTTAATATCGGCCTACCCGTCACGCCGTATGTCGGCGTCGGCCTCGGTTGGTTGCGTCTGGCCGCCGAAACGAAGGTCAATTCGAACGCCGGCAACATCAAGTTGATCGACGATTCGACCGATACGGTCGGCTACCAGCTGATCGCTGGCATGTCGCTGCCGATTATGGCCAATCTCAAAGCCACGCTCGACTATCGCTTCAAGTCGACCTTCGAGAAGCCGAAATTCGACACGACGGCTGAAACGCGCAATCTCAACGCCAATCTACGTACGTTCGAAGCCGACCGCCCGATGATCCACAACGTGTTCTTGGGGCTACGTTACGAGTTCGGCGCCCCGGCGCGTCCGGCTCCGGCCGCAACGCCTGTCCAGGCTCCGGCACCGGCTCCGGCGCCCGCTCCTGTCGCGGCTCCGGCCCCCGCTCCGGCGCCTGCCGCTGCTCCGGCCGCTCAGATCCAGCGCAACTTCCTCGTCTTCTTCGATTTCAACGAATCGGTCCTGACGCCGGAAGCCTCGCGCATCATACAGCAAGCTGCCACGACCGCCCGCCAGGGCAACGTGACGCGCATCACGGCGACGGGCCACACCGACACGTCGGGCTCGCCGGCTTACAACCAGCGCCTCTCCGAGCGTCGTGCCGACGCCGTTCGCGCCGACTTGGTTCGCCAGGGCATCCCGGCCAGCCAGATCGTCACGATCGGCCGCGGCGAAAGCGAACTGCGCGTGCGCACCGCCGACGGCGTGCGCGAGCCGCAGAACCGCCGCGTGGAAATCGTTCTTCAGTAA
- a CDS encoding aspartate dehydrogenase: MKIGIVGLGAIGAAVAKQLPTPLELVAVSGRESHATSAKCAALGLGALATDLATLIAASDVVVDCAVAASFRSIAEPSVAAGRVFVTVNAAALLDHLDLVALAQAKGGRIVVATGALLALDAVAAAALGRIESVTMRNRKPPLGLKGAPYIVANGIDLAAIATATCVFRGTAREAAKGFPANVNVAAALSLAGAGPDRTMVEIWADPTLTRNVHEFDLVSDSVSFSVRTEGLPSPDNPKTSAIVPLSVIATLQRLASPLRIGT; encoded by the coding sequence TTGAAAATCGGGATCGTCGGACTCGGCGCGATCGGTGCGGCCGTCGCAAAGCAACTGCCAACACCGCTCGAACTCGTCGCCGTCTCGGGCCGCGAGTCGCACGCAACGTCGGCCAAATGCGCAGCTTTGGGCCTCGGCGCGCTCGCAACCGACCTTGCAACGCTCATCGCCGCCAGCGACGTGGTCGTCGATTGTGCCGTCGCCGCAAGCTTCCGCAGTATCGCCGAGCCCAGCGTTGCGGCAGGGCGCGTCTTCGTCACGGTCAATGCGGCGGCTTTGCTCGACCATCTCGATCTGGTCGCGCTTGCCCAAGCCAAGGGCGGACGCATCGTCGTCGCCACGGGTGCACTGCTGGCCCTCGATGCCGTAGCCGCCGCTGCCCTTGGCCGCATCGAAAGCGTGACGATGCGCAATCGCAAACCGCCGCTTGGGCTCAAGGGTGCGCCCTACATCGTCGCCAACGGCATCGATCTCGCCGCGATCGCGACGGCAACCTGCGTGTTCCGAGGTACGGCGCGCGAAGCGGCCAAAGGCTTTCCGGCCAACGTCAATGTCGCCGCCGCGTTGAGCCTGGCGGGTGCCGGCCCCGACCGCACGATGGTCGAAATCTGGGCCGATCCGACCCTCACCCGCAATGTGCACGAGTTCGACCTCGTGTCGGACAGCGTATCCTTCTCGGTGCGCACCGAGGGCCTGCCGAGCCCCGACAATCCGAAAACCAGCGCCATCGTGCCGCTGTCTGTGATCGCAACCCTGCAGCGGCTCGCGAGCCCGCTCAGGATCGGAACGTAG
- a CDS encoding OmpA family protein has translation MAATSAHAQKRPQYLDGLYVSGQAGLNKTEESGTSRDSVTTKAGFARGATGSVAVGYGLGNGFRGEVEAAVRQATVNSLANIRDIDDGSGLGTTVQINPGPGGRVRTLSVMGNVMYDIPTSIGVTPFVGAGVGGARIEARNLGPDSRGAITTGSKIVPAYQGLAGVNVGVTDNVSVGVTYRYFATDKASIASDAGTPTKFAVRDHSVMAGLTWSFNAQPTSAPNAMANVAVVPSATQPQQQAMTGPTPQLASPAFGNQPQVAAVTPTAAAAGAGPRAFTVFFEFDKAAISSDADRVLVQAAETAKAGVFTRIRATGHTDTVGTARYNMALSIRRANAVRDVLVREGIPATQIVVVGRGETQLLVPTPDNINEPRNRRVEIVIE, from the coding sequence TTGGCAGCCACCTCTGCGCACGCGCAAAAGCGCCCGCAATATCTGGACGGACTCTATGTCAGCGGCCAGGCCGGCCTCAATAAGACCGAGGAAAGCGGAACGAGCCGCGACAGTGTGACGACCAAGGCAGGGTTCGCCCGCGGTGCGACCGGCAGCGTTGCCGTCGGTTACGGGCTCGGCAACGGGTTCCGCGGCGAAGTTGAAGCCGCTGTGCGCCAAGCCACGGTAAACTCGCTCGCCAACATCCGTGACATCGATGACGGCTCGGGCTTAGGCACCACCGTGCAGATCAACCCCGGTCCGGGCGGCAGGGTACGCACACTGAGCGTTATGGGCAATGTAATGTACGATATTCCGACATCGATCGGCGTTACCCCGTTCGTGGGCGCTGGCGTTGGCGGCGCACGCATCGAAGCACGCAACTTGGGTCCTGACAGTCGCGGCGCCATTACCACCGGCTCGAAAATCGTGCCCGCTTACCAAGGCCTTGCGGGCGTCAATGTCGGCGTTACCGACAATGTGTCGGTCGGCGTGACCTATCGTTACTTTGCGACCGACAAGGCCTCGATCGCCTCGGATGCCGGCACGCCGACGAAGTTCGCAGTTCGCGACCATTCGGTCATGGCCGGCCTCACATGGTCTTTCAATGCGCAGCCGACCAGCGCGCCCAATGCAATGGCAAACGTCGCCGTTGTGCCCTCGGCAACCCAACCTCAGCAACAGGCGATGACCGGCCCCACCCCGCAATTGGCGAGCCCTGCCTTCGGCAACCAACCGCAGGTCGCCGCCGTCACGCCGACGGCTGCTGCGGCAGGGGCAGGTCCGCGCGCCTTCACAGTGTTCTTTGAATTCGACAAGGCCGCCATTTCGAGCGATGCAGACCGTGTACTGGTCCAAGCGGCCGAAACGGCGAAGGCTGGCGTGTTTACCCGAATTCGGGCAACAGGCCATACCGATACGGTTGGGACTGCGCGCTACAACATGGCGCTGTCGATCCGACGCGCCAATGCGGTGCGCGATGTGCTGGTCCGTGAGGGTATTCCGGCCACACAGATCGTCGTTGTGGGGCGCGGCGAGACCCAGCTCTTGGTCCCGACGCCGGACAACATCAACGAACCGCGCAATCGCCGGGTCGAAATCGTTATAGAATAA
- a CDS encoding OsmC family protein, which produces MAHTPDIVVTETGPKYVSQAVGGGHSLVADMPAAEGGGGAGLPPFGLVLTGLGACTNMTVRLYADRKGWPIERIATYVAMAADNTIRREIELVGTLDAEQRQRLLAIAEHCPVHKFLAAGTKITTTFRS; this is translated from the coding sequence GGGGCCAAAATACGTCAGCCAAGCCGTTGGCGGCGGCCATAGTCTTGTGGCCGACATGCCGGCAGCCGAGGGCGGGGGAGGGGCGGGCTTGCCGCCCTTCGGTCTCGTGCTCACGGGGCTCGGCGCGTGCACGAACATGACCGTGCGCCTCTATGCTGACCGCAAAGGCTGGCCGATCGAGCGGATTGCGACCTATGTGGCCATGGCGGCCGACAATACGATCCGGCGCGAGATCGAACTGGTGGGCACGCTCGATGCCGAACAGCGCCAGCGCCTGTTGGCCATCGCCGAACATTGCCCCGTGCACAAGTTCCTGGCTGCCGGCACGAAAATCACGACTACGTTCCGATCCTGA